The Petrotoga miotherma DSM 10691 DNA segment GTGTGTGCAACCAAAAATATAAACATGTTTATTGTTTTTGGCTGTTTCATAGATTAAGTGGGCAGCCTTTTCAATATTTTCTTTTTCATTTTGTTCAACTTCATCCAACACTTTTTTTATTGATTCAAGATATTTATTCATAGTCTCCACTTATTTCACCTTCTTTATTTAGAGTGAGTTTGATATATATATGCCTTTGGGAAAAGAAACTAATAAATTCAAAGTTCGTTTACTTATAAATAGGTTCTTCTTATGCCTAAGAGAACAAAGGTATTAATTCGATAAAAATTTTTCTTATATCTGTAGATTGTTAAATTCCTGTTCAACCGTTTCGCTGCTCTTTGTAATTATGCTACTTCAGTTTCTTTGTGAAGCTTTTGAGATCGTTTGTATAGAAAATGATCATTCATGAAGAAACAAAAGTACCTTTTTCATCTTTGTAGCCTCCCAAAATTTTTTTAGAATGCTACCTTTAGAAAGTTTAAAACTTGTTTTAATATCCATTGGCTTGACACTCCACCTGTAAGGAATGGTTTCACCCTCTAACACTTTTAAAATTTAAATCTTATCTTTGAAAATCATTTTATATCTAAAGTATCTAATGATTTGAGGGTATAATAAATGCTGTAATGTAAAAATGATTTATTTTGTATTAAAGTAATAACTTTAGTTTGATTCATTTTCACTTTTTAATTATACTATTATTTTTTTCTTTTGCAAATTAGAAATAATGAGCTATAGTCTTCTAACTGGAAATAATTTCCTATAATTCTGAATAATCACCCTTAATCAAAAAAATCGAATTGACATATTGTTATTACTTAAAGCACAATAGATATTTATAACCAAAAATTAGAGGAAAAGATAAAAGTTTCTTAACGGCAGATGATTTTGAGATGGGGGGAGTAGCAAACTTTTATTCAGCCCAAGAGGCGGTAATAAAATCACTGAATGCTGGAATGAACATAGTTAGTATCTGTCACTCTTTTGAGAAACAGTCAAAAGCCAAAAATGCTGTATTGAATGAGTATAGAAACGACGAAAATTTTAAAAAAAGATAAATTCATCACTAGAAAGAATTCAATCGTTAATGAAAATTTCCGTAGATTTGAAAGTGAAAAAACAATAATAAAAAACCTGTAAAGAGTATTTAGTCAAGGCTGATAGGAAACCCAAATTGGCAATATTGATGATTTTATCTGGAAAAGACAAAGAATTTTGTACTGAAGCTCTAAAGAAAAACGGAGTATTAAATGAAGCATTGAAAACACTAAAAAATTAAACTCATACAAAAATCCCCATATTTGGGGATTTTTTATCAAATTATATTTCATTTTTGTTTGAAAATTTCATACACTTGATCGACATCAAAGGTATTTATCACATCTGTCGCTTCAAGCCAACCTTTACGTGCAATACCCACTCCATATTTCACGTCTTGTAGTCCTTCCACTCTATGAGCGTCTGGACAGATAGCAAGTTTAACTCCTTTTTCTTTTGCGTATTTAAGAAACCCAGCGGGAATTCTTTCCAATTTCCTTATCTGCCATGAGGCTGTTTTATCAGAGATGAAAGCTGGTTTTCTTTTCCATTAAGCAACAAATCTCCTTCTTTCATATGAGGAACAAATTGCCAGTTATTATTGTGACTAATAAACTGTATGTTTTTCAAAGAAACTTGTTTGTAACTTTTATTTGGCATAGTTATATAATTATCAAAAATATCTTTTATATAAGCTCCACCATTCGTAAAACCAGTAATCCACCCTTTTCTACTAAAAACTTTTACTAAATCGTTCAAATAAAAGCTTTTGTAGAATTTGGTATTTTTCGAGTTTCTAATCTGATCTCTATTAGGCTCTTTTCGTCCTTTTCTAGCAGTAGCTTCGTGTAGAGACCTTTTTTTCTTCCTAACCTGTCTTATTTCGAAAACAGAGTCTACATTCTTTTTAATGAAGTCTATGCCAGAAATAGCAATAGCATCGTTATAATGTGTTTTCGATAATCCTAACTCTTTTCTTCTGGGAGTTGTCCAAAAACCATATACAATATTTGCACTTGGATATCTTTGATATATTCTTTTTCTAATGATATTCATAAATGGATGTTCTTTGTATGCTTTCGGTTTTTTAGATTTAGTCATCCATTCCCAAAAGATACCTCCAGGTTTATGATTTTCTGGTGTATGACAATCGGCACAAACTGTTATCAAATTATTAGGATTATCTGTACCGCCTTTAGACTTATACTTTATATGATGAGTTTGGAGAATAACACCTTTCTTCTTGCAGACTTCGCATGTATAATTATCACGTTCAAACACAAAATATCTAATATCGTCATACCCATGCATCTGTCCTTTTTGATAATCTTTACCAGAAACTTCAGGATTAACAAATTTATGTGAATCGAATTTTCCTACCTCTATATTTAGTTTTGGATTAGGAACTAATGAAGCAAATTTATCAATCCATTTGAACGTGTTACTAATTCTACTTTCAATAGAAGGTGGTAACCAACCTTCTTTTCTTTTTCTGTTAAGAAACTTAGATTTCCTATATCTTGTTTTTCTGAAACGTCTAGATCTTCTATAAGTTTTTCTAGTAGTCAATAAAGAACTAACATCTTGCCTTAGTTCTATTTCGCCTTTAACTAAAACTTTATTTTCTGATGTGATTGCTACACCAATATGTTTGGAACCTATATCAATACCAATTGAAACTCCTTGTTTGTAACCACTACTGCCATATAACAACTGAATAGTGAATGGTTCATAACTAATAATCTTAGCTTTCTTCCCTTTTAGTAACTTTCTTGCCTTTGAAGGTTTACAAGGCATCAAAGGTTCACCGTGTTTATTAAAAACGAATACTAACACAAAGTATTCCTCCTTATCGGAGTAGTTGCCCTTCGCAAATGTTATTTTAGCTTGCCTGGAATGCCAGGACTTCCTTAGGTCGACTGTCCCTACCTCACAGGACTGTTTACGGAGCCTACACAGAGCAACGGACTAGGGCATCATCCGAGGGTGTGATAACTAAAATAACGTAGTCTTTCAACTTTGCCGTAAGGCTGTTTTCAGACTCATGCTAGTCAACCTTGGCTTTTACAAGCCATCGTCTTTAGACCGGGGTAGTTGACTGTATCGCCAATCTATATCTAACCTATGAGGATTTGAGTTCATTTCAATTATTTTATCGTATTCAACACAAGCATCTATAACCCTATAAACGTCAAGATCATATCCATCCCTTGAAAGTAATAATCTACCAGTTACATGTCCTAAAATCTTTGTGTATTTGCTCTTTACAGCTTTTATAATCCTTTCAGTCATCTCTTCTTTGCTCATCTTAAAATTAGAATGTACCGAAGCAATTACAAAATCAAATTTTTTTAATAAATCTTCTTCATAGTCCAGCGAACCATCTTTCAAGATATCTGATTCTATGCCTTTCAGTATCTTTATATCCGAATATTTTTCGTTCAATCTATCAATTTCATCGAACTGTCTCAATATATCTTCCTCTTTTAAACCATGTGCATATCGGGCAGATTTACTATGATCTGTAATACCTATATACTTGTAACCTAATTCTCTTGCTCCATTTACCATCTCGGTAAGAGTATTCGCTCCATCGCTGTAATTAGTATGCACATAAAAAACACCTTTGATATCTTTTTGTTCTACCAATACTGGTATTTCACCTTTCTCAGCAGCTTCAATTTCACCCATATTTTCTCTAATTTCAGGTGGGATATAAGATAAATTTAATTTTCTGAATATCTCTTCTTCATCTTGACATTTGATGAGAGTATCACCTTTAAACAACCCATATTCGTTCATCTTGATACCCATTCGTTTTGCCCTATGCCTCATGGTGGTGTTATGTTCTTTACTACCGGTGAAATGATGCAAAGCGTAAGGGTACTCTTCATCCTTTACTACCCTTAAATCGGCGTTAATGCCAGATCCTAAAGTTATACTTGTCTTCGTATCTCCTCTAACAATCACATCTTTTGTTTTCTCGTATTCTACAAAGCTTTCCATTAATTTTTGTGGGTTATCAGTAGTTGCCAATATATCTATATCTTTTACTATTTCCTTTTTTCTTCTGATACTTCCAGCTATCTCACACCTTATAACGAGTCCTGTTTTAAGTAAATATTGTTTAAGTAAATTAGCTTCCGAATATGCCTCTGAAAATAGATGCTGGTTGCTAAACCTCTTCACAAATTTAATACCCTCTAATATTTTCTTTTGAGTCTTTTCTCCAAATCCCGGGAGCTCAACCAACCTATTTTCAAGGCAAGCATACTCCAGTTCTCCAACGGTTTTTATATCCAATTTATCGTACAAAGTTTTTATTTTTTTAGGCCCAAGGCCTGGTATTTTTAACATCTCAACTAGTCCTTCGGGAATCGATGCCTTTAAGTTTTCGTAGTATTCAAGTCTTCCTGTAGTGATAAGTTCGGTAATCTTTTTATTGATGGCTTCGCCTATCCCTTTAACCTCTTTTAGTTTGTTATTCTTGACTAATATTTCTATATCTTCATCAAGAGTTTCTAAAGCACGTGCAGCATTATAATATGCCCTGATTTTAAAAGGGTTTTCTCCTTGTAATTCTAATAAAAGACCTATTTCATTGAGAATATTGATAACAGTTTTTTTATCCAATTTACTTTAGCTCCCCTTCACCCAGCAGCCCACCCAGATAGGATTAGGTAGGACTGAGAAAGTAGCTGTACTTATAAATATTATATCATTCTTAACGTCCGTTTTAAAACGATTATTCTGATGATATAATCGTTTAAACTTTAGTAACTCAAATAAATTAAGGGGGGTGAAAAAATGGCAGATATGCTTGTAAAACTTTACGATTTGAATTATGATGAGAAGGTATTTTCTGAATTAAAAGATTCAAAACTAACAGTACGGAGAGCGAAAGCACCCGAAAAATTTATCGTTTTGGATTGGATCAAAAAAGAATTCGGTGATCACTGGGCAAGTGAATGTGATGTAACTTTTTCTAACAAACCTATCAGTTGTTTCATAGCTGTAGACGAAGATAAGAACAAAATTATTGGTTTTTCTTGTTTTGATGCTACATGCAAAAATTTTTTTGGTCCAATGGGTGTAGACAAAAACTACCGAGGAAAAGATATTGGGAAAGCATTGCTTTTAATCGCTCTAAAGAGTATGGAAGAAAGTGGTTATGCATATGCCATAATCGGAGGAGTTGGTCCTGCTAAATTTTATGAAAAAGTAGCAAACGCTACATTGATAGAAAACTCTGATCCGGGAATCTATAAGGGCATGTTAAAAAGTTAAGAAAAACTACAAAAATCAGAGCTTTTATTAAATAAATTAAAATAATTACTCCTAATCGCTTCTCATTACTCATAATCAGATTTGCGATGTAACATGTTTCAGAGTAGTATTATATTGGGATCTGGTAAAGCATGTATTTTGAATACTACGAGCACCTTCCACCTTTTTGAAATTAAGCTGGGATGTTAAAGGGAGATAGGGGAACTTAGTATTATTTTTTCTTGGAAAGGCCTTTCCTTGATAGTGTGTAACAAAAATATTGGAGGTGAAAAGAGTATGAAAAAAGTGTTTGTTGTGTTTCTTTTATTGGCAAGTTTGGTTATGGGAAGCGTATTATTCGCTCAAGTAACCCAAATCCCCAGAGAAGAAGCAGTGTATGTCGCAGGTTTTCAGTGGGGACCACCAACAACGGATAATCCGCTTGCAGGTTCGCCAATGACGTTTGTTTCTGATCCTAGACAACATATTTGGATATATGAAACACTATTCACATGGGATGCTCTCAATGGAAAGTATGTTCCTATTTTGGGAGAATCCTATAAGTGGCTTGATGAACTAAGATTAGAGGTAAAAGTGAATCCAAAAGCGTATTTCCACGATGGAGAACCTGTTACTGCAGACGATGTTGTATATTCCTACAAATTAGGGCAAAAATATCCCTTAGGTCTACAGATTTGGGAATGGTTGGAAGATGTTTACAAGGTAGATGACCATACAGTTATTTTCGAGATGAAACCAGACAATCCAAACAGATTGATGGTAGAAGACGCAATTGGAGCTACCTTCATTCTTCCAGAACATATTTGGTCTAAGGTTGAAGCAGAAAATAATTATGATTTGACCAAAATCAGACAGTTTAGAAATGAAAATCCTGTAGGCTCTGGTCCATACAAAGTATTTTATGAAAGTCCAGAAACTATAATTTTAGAAAGAGTAGATAACTATTGGGGAAACGAAGCTTTACACGGTGGGAAAAAACCCGCAGCCAAATATATAGTGCATCCTATTTTCAAAAGTAACGACGAAGGTAGTTTGGCTTTTGAAAACGGCGAAGTAGACGTTTCTCAACAATTCACGCCAAGAATATGGGAAATGTGGGAAGAGAAAGGTCTTCCTGTTGGTACATGGTATGACGAAATCCCTTATTATATGCCTGGACAAATGCCTTCGTTGTGGTTTAACGTAAACAAATATCCTCTTAGTTTGCCTGAAGTTAGAAAAGCTATTGCATATTCGGTAAATTACGCAAGAATTTCCGAACTTGCTATGTCCAATTATTCTCCTAAGGTTCAAGCTAGTCTTATAATGCCATATGGTGGAGAAGCAAAATACTTTAATGAAAACTTGGTAAAACAATACGGTTGGGAATACAATCCAAAAGAAGCTATTAGGATATTAGAAGAAGATCTAGGAGCAACAAAAGGTAAAGATGGAATATACGTTCTGCCTGATGGGACAAGGTTAGGCCCATTTACAGTAGAATGCCCATATGGTTGGACAGACTGGAATGCTTCTTTACAAATCGTGGCACAGTCTGCAAGAGCAGTAGGTATAGACATTCAAACATCTTTCCCTGATGCACCTATAGCCTATGACAACAGACAAACAGGTAACTTCGATATGACTATGTGGTCACCTTCACAGCCTGGACCAGCTCAACCCTGGTTGAGATTCCAAATAGCTCTTTATTCAAAAGGTGTTCCCGAAGTTGGACAAATTGCTTACAGTAACTTTGGAAGATATAAAAACGAGTGGGCTGATCAACTCATCGATATGATTCCAAAAGTAACCGACGAAAAAGAATTAAAAAACCTCTATACAGAGTTAGATCAACTATACAGGGAAGATATCCCGATGTTCCCATTAATGTATAGACCTCAGACATTTTACCAATACAATGAAACTTACTGGACAGGTTGGGCAAACGCAGAAAATCCTTATGCTCCACCGATGCCTTTGGTAGGTGCAGGGATGGAAATGTTGTGGCATTTAGAACCTGTTAAATAAAGTAATTTACTGTCAATCGATTTAGCCGAGAGTTCGTGGGGGGAAGCTATAGCCCCCATGAACTCTTTTAAATATACTTTCGAGAGGTGAAATATGTGAAAGGATTTACGAAGTATTTTTTTCAAAAACTTTTTTGGTATCTACTAGCTTTTTTCTTGGCTTTATTTTTGAATTTTTTCTTACCAAGACTCATCCCCGGAGATCCTATTTCAGTTATAGTAAGTAAAATGATGTCTGGAACCGTAGCAAGTGAGACACAAGAAAGAGTCTATCAATCTTTCATGGAAGAGTTTGGATTGGATAAACCTTTACCTATTCAGTTTTTCAACTACATAGGGAATGTTTTTAGAGGTGATTTAGGAACGTCATTCAGTTTATACCCTCTTTCTGTTAACGAAGTTTTGGGAAACGCTATTGTATGGACTATTTTTTTACAATTTCCGGCGATAATTGTAGGTTGGATATTAGGGAACTTACTGGGGGCCGCTGCTGCTTACAGAAAAGGGGTTTTCGACAAAACTATTTTTCCAGTAGCATTATTCGTTAATTCTATCCCTTATTATGCTTTGGCAATCATATTACTATATTTTTTTGGAGTTTACTTGGGATGGTTCCCAATTGGCGGTGGTTACAGCAGAACATTGCTCCCTTCTTGGAGTTGGACTTTTGCAATTGATGTTTTACATCATTACTTTTTACCCTTTATTTCCATCGTTTTAGTAACAATAGGAGGACAAGCCATAGGTATGAGAGAGATGTCAATATATGAATTAAATACAGATTACGTTACCTACAGTAAGATGTTAGGTATTAAAGATAAGAAGATTCAAAGCTATGTCTTCAAAAATGCAGTTCTTCCTCAAATAACAGGGCTTGCAATAAGTTTAGGTACCATGGTAGGAGGAGCTTTGATCACAGAGATAGTCTTTGGATACCCTGGAGTGGGAACATGGCTATTCAATGGAATAAGACAACTAGATTATCCAATGATCCAAGGTTCAACACTTATAATAGCGTTGATGGTTTTAGTTGCTAATTTTATTTTGGATATGGTCTACGGACTAATAGATCCTAGAATTAAAGCTGTGCAAACGGAGGAGGGTTAATATGAATACAATAAAATTACTTTTGAAATCTCCAAAATTTTTAATAGGCTTTGGACTTTTTATGTTTTTATTCCTAACTGCCTTCATATACCCTGCTGTTTCACCAAAAGATCCATTGGAGATGGTTGGATTTATGTACGAATCCCCTTCCTCAACTTACTTGTTGGGAACAGACAACTTTGGAAGAGATGTATTTGTAGAGCTTATTCACGGGATGAAATCCTCGTTGATTATAGGATTAATTTCAGGTGTCATTGCGACAACAATAGGTATAACTATAGGCCTTTTTGCCGGGTACAAAGGAGGAACCACTGATAACATATTAAATTCAATAACTAATATATTTTTAGTTATACCTCCATTCATAATACTGATATTGATAACGGTTAGTTTAAGAAGCAGGTCCCTGTTTGTTATGGGATTAGTATTAGGAATAACCTCTTGGCCATGGACCGCTCGTGCCGTAAGGGCGCAATCACTTAGTTTAAGAAACAGGGAACATGTTGATATAGCCAGGTTAAATGGTGCCAGTACCGTAGAAATTATAATACGCGAAATAATGCCTTATATCTTATCTTATATATTCATGGCATTTATCCTCCAAGTAGCCACGGGTATTTTAAACGAAGCAGGAATAAGTATGTTAGGACTGGGTCCAAGTAATATAGTTTCACTCGGTACAATGCTTTCATGGGCATTATTATTTGAGTCTGTTAGATCAGGTGCTTGGTGGGCTTTTATACCTCCAGCTATAGTCATAGCTTTAATAACATTTTCTCTATATTTTATGAATTCGGGGATGGATGAATTATTCAATCCCAAACTTAGGAGTTGATGAGGTTGGAATCAAAAAAGGTTATTTTAGAAGTTAACAATCTTAAAACCTATTATCAAACAAGGTTAGGAGAAAAAATAAAAGCGGTTAACAGCGTTTCTTTTAACCTATATGAAGGAGAAATCTTGGGAATAGCCGGTGAATCAGGTTGTGGTAAATCTACTTTAGCAATGAGTTTATCAGGCTTATTTTTATCCCCTTTGAAGTATGAAAGTGGATCAGTATTTTTAGACAATGAAAATATCATGCAAAAAAAAGAAAATGAGTTGAGAAGTAATATACTAGGGAAAAAATATTCGTATATCCCTCAAAGTGCCATGAATGCCTTGAATCCAACAATAAAAATCAAAAATTTTGTTATAGATCTACTGAAAGAACACGATCCTAATATGACAGAAAAAGAGATTTTAAATTTGGCAAAAGAACGTTTTGAATCTCTTTCTTTGCCCCCAAGAGTTTTAAACCTCTACCCTTTAGAACTTAGCGGTGGTATGAAACAAAGGGTAGTTGTCGCAATCTCCACAATAATGAACCCAGAAGTTGTAGTAGCAGATGAACCAACTTCTGCATTGGACGTTACTTCGCAAAAAATAGTAATTAAATTAATTAAAGATCTTTTTGATAAAAAAATAGTAAAAAGTATAATTTTTATAACTCACGAATTACCCATATTAAGACATATATGTGACCGTATCGCTGTAATGTACGCCGGAGAATTTGTAGAGATAGGAAATATGAAAGATGTAATCTTCGATCCTATTCATCCTTACTCACAAGCATTAATGCAGTCTATTTTAGTTCCTGAAAAAGGTATAAAAGGTAAAAAACTACCAAGTCTTCCTGGGTCACCACCTGATTTAAGGAAAATTCCAAAAGGATGTAGGTTCGCAGATAGATGTCCTTTGGCAATTGAAGATTGTAAAAAAGAAGATGTCACTTTAACTAAAGTAGGAGAAAGATCTGTAAGATGCATTAGAATAAACCATATTTTAACACAAGGAAAGAAGGTGACACCGTATGTCTAATCACTCAAGTGAAGATATAGTAAAAGTTGAGAATTTGACCAAAATATTTGGAAGTGGAAAAAAAGCTGTAAAAGCGGTAGATAACGTCACTTTTTCTATAAAAAAAGGGGAAATCGTCTCTCTTGTTGGACAAAGTGGAAGCGGTAAAACAACGGTAACTAGACTAATACTCAGGTTGTTAAAAGAAACAAAGGGAAAAATTATTTTTGAAGGTCAGGATATAACAGGTTTAACAGGGAAAGAAAAAAAGCTTTACTGGAAAAAAGTGCAAGCAATATTTCAAGATCCCTACGCCTCGTTCAATATATTTTCCCCGGTAAAAAAAGTTTTAATAGATGCTTTCAAGTTATTTGACAACAGCTTCACGAAACAAGAAAAAATGGCAAAGGTTTACGAAGCTTTGGAATCAGTTAATCTAAGACCTGAAGAAGTAGCAGATAAATATCCTTTTGAATTAAGCGGTGGTCAAAGGCAAAGGATAATGATAGCAAGGGCTCATTTGATAAAACCAAAATTACTTTTAGCTGACGAACCAACTTCTATGATCGATGCAAATTTAAGATCGGGGATTTTGGAGTTACTGTTAGGTTTAAGGGATACGGAAGGTACAACTATCATGTTCGTAACCCACGACCTTGGTTTGGCTTACTATGTCAGTGATAGACTTTTCATCATGCATGAAGGGAAAATAGTAGAAAGGGGAGATGCTGATAAAGTAATAACGCAACCCGAACACCCATATACAAAACAATTAATGATGGATGTACCAAAACTATCGGAAGAATGGATCTTAAAATAACATAGAATGAAATGTGGGTGGACTGCGGGGCGAAGGGGAGCTAAGGTAAGTTTTTGAGATTGTGAAAACAATAAAAACAACAACATAGGAGGAATAAAAATATGTCTGAAAAAGTTTTTCCAAAGGATTTCATGTGGGGAGCAGCTACTGCATCTTACCAAATAGAAGGTTCTCCTTTAGTAGATGGAGCTGGTTCTTCGATTTGGCATAGGTTTTCTCATACACCAGGAAATACATATAATGGAGACACTGGAGATGTTGCAGACGATCATTATAACAAGTACAAAGAAGATATTGCTTTAATGAAAGAGTTAGGATTAAAAGCGTACAGGTTTTCTATATC contains these protein-coding regions:
- a CDS encoding GNAT family N-acetyltransferase encodes the protein MADMLVKLYDLNYDEKVFSELKDSKLTVRRAKAPEKFIVLDWIKKEFGDHWASECDVTFSNKPISCFIAVDEDKNKIIGFSCFDATCKNFFGPMGVDKNYRGKDIGKALLLIALKSMEESGYAYAIIGGVGPAKFYEKVANATLIENSDPGIYKGMLKS
- the polX gene encoding DNA polymerase/3'-5' exonuclease PolX, whose amino-acid sequence is MDKKTVINILNEIGLLLELQGENPFKIRAYYNAARALETLDEDIEILVKNNKLKEVKGIGEAINKKITELITTGRLEYYENLKASIPEGLVEMLKIPGLGPKKIKTLYDKLDIKTVGELEYACLENRLVELPGFGEKTQKKILEGIKFVKRFSNQHLFSEAYSEANLLKQYLLKTGLVIRCEIAGSIRRKKEIVKDIDILATTDNPQKLMESFVEYEKTKDVIVRGDTKTSITLGSGINADLRVVKDEEYPYALHHFTGSKEHNTTMRHRAKRMGIKMNEYGLFKGDTLIKCQDEEEIFRKLNLSYIPPEIRENMGEIEAAEKGEIPVLVEQKDIKGVFYVHTNYSDGANTLTEMVNGARELGYKYIGITDHSKSARYAHGLKEEDILRQFDEIDRLNEKYSDIKILKGIESDILKDGSLDYEEDLLKKFDFVIASVHSNFKMSKEEMTERIIKAVKSKYTKILGHVTGRLLLSRDGYDLDVYRVIDACVEYDKIIEMNSNPHRLDIDWRYSQLPRSKDDGL
- a CDS encoding ABC transporter permease; its protein translation is MKGFTKYFFQKLFWYLLAFFLALFLNFFLPRLIPGDPISVIVSKMMSGTVASETQERVYQSFMEEFGLDKPLPIQFFNYIGNVFRGDLGTSFSLYPLSVNEVLGNAIVWTIFLQFPAIIVGWILGNLLGAAAAYRKGVFDKTIFPVALFVNSIPYYALAIILLYFFGVYLGWFPIGGGYSRTLLPSWSWTFAIDVLHHYFLPFISIVLVTIGGQAIGMREMSIYELNTDYVTYSKMLGIKDKKIQSYVFKNAVLPQITGLAISLGTMVGGALITEIVFGYPGVGTWLFNGIRQLDYPMIQGSTLIIALMVLVANFILDMVYGLIDPRIKAVQTEEG
- a CDS encoding ABC transporter ATP-binding protein — encoded protein: MSNHSSEDIVKVENLTKIFGSGKKAVKAVDNVTFSIKKGEIVSLVGQSGSGKTTVTRLILRLLKETKGKIIFEGQDITGLTGKEKKLYWKKVQAIFQDPYASFNIFSPVKKVLIDAFKLFDNSFTKQEKMAKVYEALESVNLRPEEVADKYPFELSGGQRQRIMIARAHLIKPKLLLADEPTSMIDANLRSGILELLLGLRDTEGTTIMFVTHDLGLAYYVSDRLFIMHEGKIVERGDADKVITQPEHPYTKQLMMDVPKLSEEWILK
- a CDS encoding ABC transporter substrate-binding protein — translated: MKKVFVVFLLLASLVMGSVLFAQVTQIPREEAVYVAGFQWGPPTTDNPLAGSPMTFVSDPRQHIWIYETLFTWDALNGKYVPILGESYKWLDELRLEVKVNPKAYFHDGEPVTADDVVYSYKLGQKYPLGLQIWEWLEDVYKVDDHTVIFEMKPDNPNRLMVEDAIGATFILPEHIWSKVEAENNYDLTKIRQFRNENPVGSGPYKVFYESPETIILERVDNYWGNEALHGGKKPAAKYIVHPIFKSNDEGSLAFENGEVDVSQQFTPRIWEMWEEKGLPVGTWYDEIPYYMPGQMPSLWFNVNKYPLSLPEVRKAIAYSVNYARISELAMSNYSPKVQASLIMPYGGEAKYFNENLVKQYGWEYNPKEAIRILEEDLGATKGKDGIYVLPDGTRLGPFTVECPYGWTDWNASLQIVAQSARAVGIDIQTSFPDAPIAYDNRQTGNFDMTMWSPSQPGPAQPWLRFQIALYSKGVPEVGQIAYSNFGRYKNEWADQLIDMIPKVTDEKELKNLYTELDQLYREDIPMFPLMYRPQTFYQYNETYWTGWANAENPYAPPMPLVGAGMEMLWHLEPVK
- a CDS encoding ABC transporter permease, with the translated sequence MNTIKLLLKSPKFLIGFGLFMFLFLTAFIYPAVSPKDPLEMVGFMYESPSSTYLLGTDNFGRDVFVELIHGMKSSLIIGLISGVIATTIGITIGLFAGYKGGTTDNILNSITNIFLVIPPFIILILITVSLRSRSLFVMGLVLGITSWPWTARAVRAQSLSLRNREHVDIARLNGASTVEIIIREIMPYILSYIFMAFILQVATGILNEAGISMLGLGPSNIVSLGTMLSWALLFESVRSGAWWAFIPPAIVIALITFSLYFMNSGMDELFNPKLRS
- a CDS encoding ABC transporter ATP-binding protein, whose protein sequence is MRLESKKVILEVNNLKTYYQTRLGEKIKAVNSVSFNLYEGEILGIAGESGCGKSTLAMSLSGLFLSPLKYESGSVFLDNENIMQKKENELRSNILGKKYSYIPQSAMNALNPTIKIKNFVIDLLKEHDPNMTEKEILNLAKERFESLSLPPRVLNLYPLELSGGMKQRVVVAISTIMNPEVVVADEPTSALDVTSQKIVIKLIKDLFDKKIVKSIIFITHELPILRHICDRIAVMYAGEFVEIGNMKDVIFDPIHPYSQALMQSILVPEKGIKGKKLPSLPGSPPDLRKIPKGCRFADRCPLAIEDCKKEDVTLTKVGERSVRCIRINHILTQGKKVTPYV
- the iscB gene encoding RNA-guided endonuclease IscB, yielding MLVFVFNKHGEPLMPCKPSKARKLLKGKKAKIISYEPFTIQLLYGSSGYKQGVSIGIDIGSKHIGVAITSENKVLVKGEIELRQDVSSLLTTRKTYRRSRRFRKTRYRKSKFLNRKRKEGWLPPSIESRISNTFKWIDKFASLVPNPKLNIEVGKFDSHKFVNPEVSGKDYQKGQMHGYDDIRYFVFERDNYTCEVCKKKGVILQTHHIKYKSKGGTDNPNNLITVCADCHTPENHKPGGIFWEWMTKSKKPKAYKEHPFMNIIRKRIYQRYPSANIVYGFWTTPRRKELGLSKTHYNDAIAISGIDFIKKNVDSVFEIRQVRKKKRSLHEATARKGRKEPNRDQIRNSKNTKFYKSFYLNDLVKVFSRKGWITGFTNGGAYIKDIFDNYITMPNKSYKQVSLKNIQFISHNNNWQFVPHMKEGDLLLNGKENQLSSLIKQPHGR